The Amycolatopsis endophytica genome includes the window ATGGTCAGCGACGAGACGCTGGCCGAGGCGATCCGCATCCCGGATCCGCAGGACTGCGCCGACCGCATGATCGAGCTGGCCCTCAAGGGCGGCGGCACCGACAACGTGACGGTCATCGTCGCGGACGTGGTGGACGTCGACTACGGCGAGGACGCGCCGATCGTGGGTGGCGCCGCCGGTGACGGCAGCGACCAGTACGACAGCCAGGGCGACTCCCCCGCCGCGCGGGCCAGGGCGCTGACCCAGCCGCCCCCTCCGCCGCCGCAGATGATCGCGCCGCCGGAGGAGCCGCGCAAGCGCCGCAAGTGGCGCTGGATCGTCGGTATCCTGCTGGTCCTCGTCGTGCTGGGCGCCGGCGCGATCGCGACGCGCTACTTCGTGCTCAGCCAGTACTACGTGGGCGAGGGCACCAATCAGGAGGTCGCGATCTTCCGCGGCGTGCCGGGCAGCATCCTCGGTGTCCCGTTGCACCAGGAGGCCGAGGGTTCGTGCCCGTCCGGTGACCAGCTGTGCGACGAGCTGACCGTGCCGCAGCTGCAGCAGGACGCGCAGGCCGCGGTGCGCAACGGCGTGAAGAAGGACAGCCTGTCCGACGCCCGCGACTACATCGACAACTTCCTGCGCTACAAGACGCTGCGGGACTGCACCCAGACCACCATTCCCGGCGTCCCGACCGTGCCGAACGAATCGACGAGCCAGCAGGCGGGGAGGGACTGCGCGGCGACGACGGTGCCAGGTGGCGGGGGCTGATGAGCCAGCCACCGCTGTCGGAAGCAGCCGCCATCTACGCCAGCAACCCCCAGCGGGAGCTGCCCACCCGGCGTGGCACCGAGCTGGCCATGCTGGGTTTCGCCGCGTTCATCGTGACGTGCGCGTTCGTGCTCGTGCAGGCCAACCAGGAGCAGGAGCTGTCCTGGGCGGTCGTCTGGTACGGACTGGCGTACCTGGGACTGTTCGCGATCGCCCACGCCGCCGTGCGCCGCTGGGCCGCCTACGCGGATCCGCTGATCCTGCCGTGCGTGGCACTGCTCAACGGTCTCGGCCTGGTGATGATCTACCGCATCGACCTGGCCAACGCCGAGGAGGCGACCAGGGCGGGCGAGGACTTCGCGGCGGACGCGCCCAAGCAGGTGCTGTTCACCGCGCTGGCCCTGGCGCTGTTCCTCGCCGTGCTGGTGCTGGTCAAGGACCACCGGACGCTGACCCGTTACGGCTACACCGCTGGTCTGGTCGGCATGGTCGCGCTGGCGCTGCCCGCGCTGCTGCCCAGTTCGCTGTCCGAGGTCAACGGCGCGAAGGTGTGGCTGAAACTGCCCGGCTTCTCGATCCAGCCCGCCGAGTTCGCGAAGATCCTGCTGATGATCTTCTTCGCGTCCTTCCTGGTCGCGAAACGGGACCTGTTCATGATCGCGGGCCGGAAGGTGTTCGGCGTCGAGCTGCCGCGGGCCCGTGACCTCGGCCCGCTGCTCATCGCCGCCGCGGTCTGCCTGCTGGTGCTGGTGTTCGAGAAGGACCTGGGCACCTCGCTGCTGCTCTTCGGCATCGTGCTGGTGATGCTCTACGTCGCCACCGAGCGCGCGATCTGGGTGGTCACCGGGCTGAGCTTCTTCGTCGTCGGCTGCCTGATCGCCTACCAGCTGTTCACGCACGTCGAGCAGCGCGTGGCGAACTGGATCGACCCGCTGGCCACCTACTCCGATCCCGGTGGCGGGTACCAGATCGCGCAGGGCCTGTTCGGTCTCGGCACCGGCGGGATCGGCGGCACCGGACTCGGCGCGGGGCGGCCGGAGATCGTGCCGGAGTCCAACACCGACTTCATCACCGCGGGGCTCGGCGAGGAGCTCGGTTTCGTCGGGCTGGCCGCGATCCTGGTGGTCTACCTGCTGCTGGCCACGCGCGGTATGCGCAGCGCGCTGGCGGTGCGGGACACGTTCGGCAAGCTGCTCGGCTGCGGCCTGTCGTTCACGATCGTCATGCAGGTGTTCGTGATCGTCGGCGGGGTGACGAAGCTGATCCCGATGACCGGCATCACGACGCCGTTCCTGTCCTACGGCGGCTCGTCGCTGCTGGCCAACTACATCCTGGTCGCCCTGCTGCTCCGCATCTCGGACGCGGCGCGGCGGCCCTCCCAGAAACCCCGGCCCAAGCAGCCGCAGCAACAGGCTCCGCTGGCCGAGGCGCACACGGTGATGGTGCAGCGGCCGCCTGCCGGGGGGAACGCGACAGGGGAACCGACGGCATGAACAAGCCCATGCGCCGCGTCGGCATCGCCATGATCACCATGGTGGTGCTGCTCCTGGCCAACATCACCTACATCCAGGTCGTCAAGGCCGACGACTACCGCACCGACTCGCGCAACCGGCGGGTGCTGCTGGAGGAGTACTCCCGGCAGCGCGGCAGCATCGTGTCGCAGTTCAACGGCCAGGTGCTGGCCGACGTGACGGACACCGACGACAAGCTGAAGTTCGAGCGTCACTACATCAACGGACCGATGTACGCGCCCGTCACCGGCTACTACTCGGTGCGCTACGGCTCCGGCGGGATCGAGCGGGCCGAGGACGACATCCTCAACGGCTCGGACCCGCGGCTGTTCGTGCGCCGCCTCTCGGACATGGTGACCGGACGGGACCCGCGTGGCGGCAGCGTGCAGCTCACCATCAACCCGGCGGTGCAGCAGGCCGTCTACAACCTCATGTCATCCAAGGGCTACACCGGCGCGGCCGTCGCGATGAACCCGAAGACGGGCGAGATCCTGGCGATGGTCTCCACGCCCTCCTACGATCCGAACGAGCTGGCGTCGCACGACAGCACGGCGCAGCAGGAGGCGTGGACCAAGTTCACCGACGACCCGAGCAACCCGATGATCAACCGGGCGATCTCGGAGACCTACCCGCCGGGTTCGACGTTCAAGCTGCTGGTCGCCGCCGCGGAGCTGGAAAACGGCGCCACCGCGAGCACGCCGGTCAGCAACGCGCCCAACGTGAAGCTGCCGGGCACCAACACGACGCTGGAGAACTACGGCGGGCAGACCTGCCCCGGCACCACGTTCAAGGACGCGCTGGCCCACTCGTGCAACGTGCCGTTCGCGACCTTCGCCGGTGAGCTGGGCGCGGACAAGCTGCGGGAGACCGCGGCGAACTTCGGCATCGGCACCCCGCTGTCGATCCCGCTCAGCGTCGCGCCGTCGGACCTGGGCGAGATGGACTCGCAGGGTGCGCTGTACCAGTCCGGCATCGGGCAGCGGGACGTGCGGCTCACCCCGCTGCAGGACCTGATGCTGTCGGCGACGATCGCCAACGGCGGCATGGCGATGAAACCGCAGCTGATCAAGAGCCTGCTCGGCGCGGACCTGTCCGAGACGCTGGAGACGTTCTCGCCGGAGGAGCTGACCGGCACCCCGGCGCTGTCCAAGGAGAACGCGGCCGTCCTGACCGACATGATGCTGGCCTCGGAGGCCAACACCAAGGGCGGCGGCAAGCGCGGCGACATCCAGATCGCGTCCAAGACGGGCACCGCCGAGCACGGCACCGACCCGAAGGCGACGCCGCCGCACGCTTGGTACACCGCGTTCGCACCGGCCGCGGACCCGCAGATCGCCGTCGCGGTCATCGTCGAGTCGGGTGGTAACCGCGGTCTGGCCGCGACCGGTGGCACCGTGGCGGCCGAGATCGGGCGCGCCGCCATCAACGCCCAGCTCGGGGGTGGGTAGCGCATGCTGTCCACCGGTCAGCTGCTGGCCGATCGTTACCGGCTCGTCCACCGCATCGCCGTCGGCGGGATGGGCGAGGTCTGGCAGGCCAGTGACACCCGGTTGGACCGCATCGTGGCGGTGAAGGTCCTCAAGGCCGAGCTGTCGCAGGACGCCGAGTTCCTGCACCGCTTCCGCACCGAGGCCCGCACGACGGCGTCGCTCAACCACCCGGGCATCGCGGCGGTGCACGACTACGGCGAGACCGTCGCGGGTGAGCACGCGATCGCGTACCTGGTGATGGAGCACGTCGAGGGCGAACCGCTCGCCGGGATGCTGATGCGGGAGAAGCGGCTCGCGCCCGACCGGACGCTGGACATCCTCGAACAGGCCGGTCACGCGCTGCAGGCCGCGCACGAACGCGGGCTGGTGCACCGCGACATCAAGCCGGGCAACATCCTGGTCACGCCGACCGGCACGGTGAAGATCACCGACTTCGGCATCGCGAAGGCCGCCGACGCCGCGCCGGTCACCAGGTCCGGCATGGTGATGGGCACCGCCCACTACATCGCCCCCGAGCAGGCGCTCGGCCACGACGCGGAACCGGCGAGCGACGTGTACTCGCTGGCCGTGTGCGGGTACGAGTGCCTGGCCGGGCACCGCCCGTTCCTGTCCGAGAACGCGGTGACGGTCGCGATGATGCACATCCGCGACCTGCCGCCCCCGCTGCCGCCGGACGTGCCACCGCACGCCCGCGCGGTCATCGAGGCGACCCTGGTCAAGGACCCGCGGCAGCGCTACAACAGCGGCGGCGAGTTCGCCGCCGCCATCGCCGCGGTCCGCAGCGGGCACGCGCTACCGACGCCACGCGGCCTGGTGCAGACTTATGCCCCGGTCGCCGGTCCGGTGGCACCCGTCGGCCCGGTCTCGCAGCCGGCGATGCAGCCGGTCAGCCCACCCGGCATGGCGCACCCCAGCGGGGTGCTGCCGATGCCGGTGCCACCGCGGCGGCGCGTCCCGGTCGCCGTGTGGGTGCTGCTGGCCGTGCTGGTCGCCGGGATCGTGGTGGCCCTGCTGGTGTTCCTGCCCGACTGGGGCGGCAGCGGGAACGACGACGGCACGGGCGGCCAGGTCGGCACCAGCGACATGGTCCCCGGTACACGGCAACTCCCTCCCCCCGAAGAGACGACCTACGAGGCATGATGAGCACACCTTGGACGGAACGGAACGGCTTTCTCCGATGACTGCACCCAGGATGCTGTCCAACCGCTACGAACTGGGCGACACGCTCGGTTACGGCGGCATGTCCGAGGTCCACCACGGCACCGACGTCCGGCTGGGCCGCGAAGTCGCCGTGAAGATCCTGCGTGCCGACCTCGCCCGCGACCCCCAGTTCCAGGAGCGGTTCCGCCGCGAGGCGCAGAACGCCGCGGCGCTGAACCACCCCGCGATCGTCGCGGTGTACGACACCGGTGAGGCGCAGACCGAGTACGGTCCGCTGCCCTACATCGTGATGGAGTACGTCCGCGGCCGGACGCTGCGTGACATCGTCAAGACCGAGGGACCGCTGTCGCAGAAGCGTGCCATGGAGGTCATGGCCGACGTCTGCGCCGCGCTGGACTTCTCGCACCGGCACGGCATCGTGCACCGGGACGTGAAGCCGGCCAACGTGATGATCACCGACCAGGGCGCGGTCAAGGTGATGGACTTCGGCATCGCCCGCGCGATGCACGACGGCCAGGCCGCGATGACGCAGACGGCGGCGGTGATCGGGACCGCGCAGTACCTGTCGCCGGAGCAGGCCCGCGGCGAGGGCGTGGACGCGCGCAGCGACGTCTACGCCGCCGGATGTGTGTTGTTCGAGCTGGTCACCGGCGAGCCGCCGTTCACCGGTGACTCCCCGGTCGCGGTGGCCTACCAGCACGTTCGGGAGGACCCGAAGGCGCCGTCGGCGGTCAACCCGGCGGTGTCGCCGGAGCTGGACGCGATCGTGTTGAAGGCGCTGGCGAAGGGCCCGGCCAACCGGTACCAGTCGGCCGCGGAGATGCGCGCCGACCTGGTCCGCGCGCTGTCCGGTCAGCGGCCGTCCGCGCCGATGGTGATGACCCCGGACGAGCGCACTCAGGTGATCGCCGGGACGCCGGGGCACGCCGCCGACTACGACCCGGACGAGTACGAGGAGGACGAACGGCGCCGCAAGCGCCGCCGCATCATCGCGGCGGTCGTCTTCTCGCTCATCGGCGTCGGGCTCGTCGCGTTCGTCATGTGGCTGCTGGGCGCGTTCGACACGAAGGCCGAGACGGCGCTGATCCCGGACGTCCGCGGGCAGCAGGCCGCCCAGGCCGAGGCATCCATCCGGGCCAAGCAGTTCACCAACGTGGTGCTGCAGGACAAGCCGTGCCTGCGTCAGACGGACGGCACCGAGACGTGCGGCGCCGACGACGTCGGCAAGGCGATCAGCACCGATCCGGCCGCGGGTGTGAGCGTCACGCTCGACCAGCGCATCACGATCTACGTCGGCGCGAAGCCGGGCAATGTCGCGGTGCCCTCGCTGATGGGCAAGACGGACGACGAGGCCAGGACCCTGTTGAACCAGGCCGGGCTGCTCCTGGACACCAACATCCAGGAAATCGACGTCGACGACCCCGACCAGTACGGCAAGGTCCAGAAGCAGACCCCGGAGGCGAACTCGCAGGTTCCCCAGGGCAGCACGGTGTCGATCACGATCGGCAGGACGCCGAACATGGTCGACATCACCGACTACACGGGGCAGCAGTACGACGTCGCGAAGGCGGGCCTGGAAGCGCTCGGCTTCACGGTGAAGAAGAACGAGACCGACTCCGACCAGCCCGAGGGCCAGGTCCTCAACCAGAAGCCGAACGCGGGCCAGCAGCCCGAGGGCTCGACGGTGACGCTGACGGTGTCCAACGGATCGCAGCAGAAGATCCAGATGCCCAACCTGCGGGGCAAGACCCAGAACGAGGCGCTGCAGGCCCTGCAACAGGCCGGGTGGGACGGCACGGTGAAGTACGAGACCGAGCAGGTCGACGAAGACGACGACAACGTGGGCAAGGTGACCAACACCAACCCCGCGCCGGGCACGCAGATCACCAAGAACCAGACGGTCACGCTGTTCATCGGCGAGTCCGAAAGCGGCGGTGGCGGCGGTGGCAACACCTCGACGCCGACCATCAGCACACCGAAGTTCCCCGGTATCCCGTAATCACGAGCAAGACGGGCCCGCCTTCCTCCGGGGAGGCGGGCCCGTTCTTTTTGGCACACAACCACCGAACGGCTGTCACACTCCTGCGACAAACGGTCGATAACTTGGCGCCCATGGTCACGGCTCCCGCGATGCCCCCTGCCCGCACGACGGAACGCCCGCTGCCGGTCCGGGAGACGTCCGCGCGCTGGCAGGCGGCGGCCGCGGTGGCGGGCGGCATGGCGCTGATCGCGTTGCAGGGCGCCCGGCTCGGCAACTGGATCGTGGACGACGCGGCCATCACCTTCGGCTACGCGCGCAATCTGTCCGAGGGTCTCGGTCCCGTCGTGCAGCCCGGCGCGGACGCCGTCGAGGGCTACTCGAACCCCACGTGGACGGCGCTGCTGGCCCTCGGCCGCCTGATCGGGTTGTTCGACCACGGCACGATCTTCGGCATCCCGGACTACGTGTTGTTCCCGAAGGCGCTGGGTCTGCTGTGCTGCGGCGGGATCCTGGTCGCGTTCCACTCGGCGGCGGCGATGGTGACGCGGCGGCCGTGGGTGGTGACGCTCGTGGCAGGCGCGGTGCTCGCGGCGATCCCGTCGTTCGTGATCTGGACGTTCTCCGGTCTGGAGAACCCGTTGTACGCGCTGGCCGTCGTCACGCTCGCCGTGGTGACCTTCCGCGCTGTCCTTTCCGGACGATTGCGGACCTGGCAGGTCGCCACGCTGACCGGGGTGCTCGCGGCGGTCGCGGCGCTGACCCGTCCGGAGGGCGCCATCTACGCGGCGGTGTACCCGGTGGTGGTGCTCATCCACCTGCGCCGCGCCACCCTGCGGTCGAGCATCGGCCAGGTACTGGTCTCGGTGGCCGCGTTCGCGGTGCCGTTCGGCGGGTACGTGCTGTGGCGCTGGCTGGAGTTCGGGCGGCTGGTGGCCAACACCGCGGTCGCCAAACGGCAGGGCCTGCCGGAGATCGGGCAGCTGACCCGCGCCGGTGACCTGGTGCAGTACGCGGGCGCGCTGGCCGTGCTCGTGCTGGTGGTCCTGGTCGGGCTGGCGCTCGCGCGGTCTTCGTGGTGGCGCGACGGGCTGATCACGCTGCTCGTGCCGCTGGGTCTGGCGCTGGCCGCGTACGCCGTGCTGGAGCCCGACTGGATGGCGCAGTTCCGGTTCGCCACGCCGGTGTGGGCGCTGTCCGCGTTGATCGGCGCGCTCGCGGCCACCGAGGTGTTCCGCAACACGCGCGCTCGCGGGCGGGTGTTGTTGTGCGCCGCGCTGGTCGTGACGCTCGTGCCGTCCGTAGCGACGCTGGAGCGCGCGACGCAGAAGTTCCAGGCGCAGCCGACGTTGCCGATGTGCTTCATCGCCGACCGGTTCGGCAAGATGTTCAACCAGTACGCCGACATCCTCGGCGTGCGGGAGGGTTCGGTGCTGGAGCCGGACCTGGGCGGCACCTCGCTGACCAGCCGCCTGCACGTGGTCGACCTCGCGGGCCTCGTCGACGACGAGATCGCGGACTTCTACCACGACCGGGACATGGGCGCGCTGCGCGAGCACGTGTTCGAAGAGGTCAAGCCGACCTTCATCCACTTCCGGATGTACTGGGGCGGGGTCACCGGGATCGCCGGCGATCCGCGGCTGGAGCGGGACTACGTGCCGCTCTACGTCTACCCGGCCCCCGCCGATTTCGGTGGCGACTTCGTCCGCCGGGACGCGGTGACCGATCCGACCCTGCTCGCGGCGGCGCGCGACTACGCGAACGAGAACGTGGCTTCGACCGAGAGCAAGATCAACGTGTGGGGCCTGCGCAAGTGCGGCGACCGGCTCACGCCCGGTCAGACGGATCTCGGGGTTCGCTGACCGCGCGCGGCAACCGGAGGGTGAACACCGCACCGTCCTGAGTGGACACCTCGATCCGTCCACCGTGGGCGCGGGCGTTCTCCTGCGCGATCGCCAGGCCGAGTCCGCTGCCCGCGGTCGCGGTGCGGGCGCGGTCACCGCGGACGAACCGGTCGAACACGAGCGGCCCCAGATCATCGGGGACACCGGGACCGGAGTCGGCCACCTCCGCGGTGACCACGTCGCGGCCCGTTCCGTCCACCGTGACCGTCACCGGGGGCGCGCCGTGGGTGAGCGCGTTGGTCAGCAGGTTGCGGGCGATCGTGTGCAGCCGTCGCGGGTCGCCGTGCACGGTGACGTCGCCGGTCGTGCGGAGCGTGATCCCCTCGCCGCCGACCAGGTCGATCGCCTCCGCCCACAGGTCGGCGAGATCGACCGGCTCGGCGCGGAAATCGGCGACCCCGGCGTCGAACCGGGAGATCTCCAGCAGGTCCTCGACGAGGGTCGCGAGGCGCCGGGACTGCACCGCGAGGAGCTGCCCGGCACGTCCGCGCGCGTCCGGGTTCGGGCTGTCCACGCCGTCGGCCGCGGCGACCATGGTGGCCACCGGGGTGCGCAGGTCGTGTGCGACGTCGGCGACGAACCGGCGCTGCTGCTCCTCCTTGGCACGCAGTTCCACGATCGACGTCTCCACCCGCTCGGCCATCGCGTTGAACGATCCGGCCAGGTCCGCCAGTTCGTCGCGGCCGCGCACGGCGAGCCGGGTGCCGAGGTCACCTTCGCCAAGGCGCAGTGCGGCGTTGGCGGCCGCGCGCACCGGGCGCTGGATTCGTTTCGCCGCGACCAGCGCGCCCGCGACACCGAGCACCGCGACCAGCAGGGCCATCCCGGCCAGGTTCGCACGCAGCTTGGTGAGGTCGGCCCGCAGCGAGTCCAGCGTGTAGTACTCGACCAGCACCACCCCGTCGACCGGGGAAGCGGCCAGCACCAGGTACGGCGTACCGGCCGGCTGCATGCTCATCGGTTCCTCGTTGCTCCTGGCCGCGGTCAGCAGCCAGCCCGGCAGCTCGACCGGCGGCGTCTCACCGTGCACCACCGGGTGTTCGCCGCTGTAGTCGAACACGCTCCAGGCGACCGCGCTTTCGCGGTCCATGTACCCGACGACGTGGTCCGGTGACAGGTTCTGCGCGACGAAGCGGGTCTGGGCGAGGTCGGAGGAGAAGTCCGCGCGGGACGCGGCGTGGAAACGGCTCGTCGTGTCGTTGGCCTGCAACTGGTAGGCGGCCAGCGCCATCGCCGCGGTGGCGGCGACGGTCACGAACACCACCGCCGCGGCGATCCGCGCACGCAACCCGAAATGCGGCCTCATGGTCTGATCAGGCGGTACCCGAGCCCGCGGACCGTGCGGAGCAGCTCCGGCCGTCCGGGATCCTTCTCGATCTTCGCGCGCAGCCGGGCGACCGCCGCGTCCACGATCCGCGAGTCGCCGACGTAGCCGTAGTCCCACACCCGTTTGAGCAGCATCTGGCGGCTCAGCACCTGGCCGGGGTGGTTCGCGAACTCCAGCAGCAGCTTCCACTCGGTCGCCGTCAGGTGCAGTTCCGTACCCTCAGCCCGCACGGTCATGCCGGAGGTGTCCAGTTCGAGGTGCCCGAGGTGGATCACCGGGTCGGCCGAGGACGGCGCGCCGCGCCGCAGGACCGCCTTCATCCGCGCGTCGATCACCCGCGGTTCGACCGGTTTGACCACGTAGTCGTCCGCGCCGCCTTCGAGCCCGACGACGACGTCGACCGGGTCACCGCGCGCGGTCAGCAGGATCACCGGGACCAGGCTGCGCGCCCGGATGCGGCGGCACACCTCGAACCCGTCGATGCCGGGCAGCATGACGTCGAGCAGCACCACGTCGACCGCCGGACCGTCGAACAGCTCCTTCAGCGCGTGCTCGCCGGAGCCCGCGAGCGCGACGTCATGGCCGAGCCCGCCGAGCGCGAGCGAGATCGCCTCGGCGAGCGCGTCGTCGTCCTCCACCAACAACAGAGACGCCACGAACTCCCCAAACTGCCGTTCCGGGCACGATACTCAGCCGCGGCGGCGGATCGCCCAGCCGGTACCGGCGGCGCTGACCGCGAGCAGCACGACGCCGCCGGCCAGGCCGAGCACGACCGTCGAGCGCGCACCGTGGTTCAGCAGCGCACGCAGCATCGGGTTGACCACGGGCACCCACTTCGCCAGCAGCACGACGCCCAGCAACGCCAGCGCGGCCAGCACCGTGTACCCGATGCGCGGCAGCAACAGCCGCGAACACGGCAGTCCGATCGCGACACCGGCGGCCACGCAGGCCACGTGCGCGATCAGCCCGTCCACCAGCACATCGGTGGAGAATCCGCTGTGGACCAGGGCGGCCCAGACCAGCGGGACCACCATCAGAGCCGCGCAGCACACCACGACCGCGGCGACGATCCCGGACAGCACAGTGGACAACCGCCCGGCGTGGACCTGGGTGATGAGCCGCTGCACCGGGTCCTCGGCGTCGACCAGGGCGATGGTGAGCCAGCACGCGACCACGGTCAGGGCACCGGCGCTGACCCCGAACAACGGCCGCGCTTCCGAACCGGCGTCGCTGTAGAGGACACTCAGCAGGATCACGTAGGCCAGCAGCGGCGGCAGGTACCGCTGGGAGTGCGCGAGCAGCGCGAGCTGGTAGCGGATCACGCGCGCACCACCGGGGTGTCGACCCGCACCAC containing:
- a CDS encoding PP2C family protein-serine/threonine phosphatase; protein product: MTLVLRYAARSDRGLVRSSNQDSVYAGPRLLALADGMGGHAAGEVASKVVIASLAPLDDDEPGDDLLTMLRDAVAGGNAAISELVANDPDLDGMGTTLTAMLFSGSRLGMVHVGDSRAYMFRNGALAQITRDDSFVNELLEQGRITADQAATHPQRSLLLKALTGHEVEPSLTVREARAGDRYLLCSDGLSGMVSDETLAEAIRIPDPQDCADRMIELALKGGGTDNVTVIVADVVDVDYGEDAPIVGGAAGDGSDQYDSQGDSPAARARALTQPPPPPPQMIAPPEEPRKRRKWRWIVGILLVLVVLGAGAIATRYFVLSQYYVGEGTNQEVAIFRGVPGSILGVPLHQEAEGSCPSGDQLCDELTVPQLQQDAQAAVRNGVKKDSLSDARDYIDNFLRYKTLRDCTQTTIPGVPTVPNESTSQQAGRDCAATTVPGGGG
- a CDS encoding FtsW/RodA/SpoVE family cell cycle protein; protein product: MSQPPLSEAAAIYASNPQRELPTRRGTELAMLGFAAFIVTCAFVLVQANQEQELSWAVVWYGLAYLGLFAIAHAAVRRWAAYADPLILPCVALLNGLGLVMIYRIDLANAEEATRAGEDFAADAPKQVLFTALALALFLAVLVLVKDHRTLTRYGYTAGLVGMVALALPALLPSSLSEVNGAKVWLKLPGFSIQPAEFAKILLMIFFASFLVAKRDLFMIAGRKVFGVELPRARDLGPLLIAAAVCLLVLVFEKDLGTSLLLFGIVLVMLYVATERAIWVVTGLSFFVVGCLIAYQLFTHVEQRVANWIDPLATYSDPGGGYQIAQGLFGLGTGGIGGTGLGAGRPEIVPESNTDFITAGLGEELGFVGLAAILVVYLLLATRGMRSALAVRDTFGKLLGCGLSFTIVMQVFVIVGGVTKLIPMTGITTPFLSYGGSSLLANYILVALLLRISDAARRPSQKPRPKQPQQQAPLAEAHTVMVQRPPAGGNATGEPTA
- a CDS encoding peptidoglycan D,D-transpeptidase FtsI family protein; the encoded protein is MNKPMRRVGIAMITMVVLLLANITYIQVVKADDYRTDSRNRRVLLEEYSRQRGSIVSQFNGQVLADVTDTDDKLKFERHYINGPMYAPVTGYYSVRYGSGGIERAEDDILNGSDPRLFVRRLSDMVTGRDPRGGSVQLTINPAVQQAVYNLMSSKGYTGAAVAMNPKTGEILAMVSTPSYDPNELASHDSTAQQEAWTKFTDDPSNPMINRAISETYPPGSTFKLLVAAAELENGATASTPVSNAPNVKLPGTNTTLENYGGQTCPGTTFKDALAHSCNVPFATFAGELGADKLRETAANFGIGTPLSIPLSVAPSDLGEMDSQGALYQSGIGQRDVRLTPLQDLMLSATIANGGMAMKPQLIKSLLGADLSETLETFSPEELTGTPALSKENAAVLTDMMLASEANTKGGGKRGDIQIASKTGTAEHGTDPKATPPHAWYTAFAPAADPQIAVAVIVESGGNRGLAATGGTVAAEIGRAAINAQLGGG
- a CDS encoding serine/threonine-protein kinase, giving the protein MLSTGQLLADRYRLVHRIAVGGMGEVWQASDTRLDRIVAVKVLKAELSQDAEFLHRFRTEARTTASLNHPGIAAVHDYGETVAGEHAIAYLVMEHVEGEPLAGMLMREKRLAPDRTLDILEQAGHALQAAHERGLVHRDIKPGNILVTPTGTVKITDFGIAKAADAAPVTRSGMVMGTAHYIAPEQALGHDAEPASDVYSLAVCGYECLAGHRPFLSENAVTVAMMHIRDLPPPLPPDVPPHARAVIEATLVKDPRQRYNSGGEFAAAIAAVRSGHALPTPRGLVQTYAPVAGPVAPVGPVSQPAMQPVSPPGMAHPSGVLPMPVPPRRRVPVAVWVLLAVLVAGIVVALLVFLPDWGGSGNDDGTGGQVGTSDMVPGTRQLPPPEETTYEA
- the pknB gene encoding Stk1 family PASTA domain-containing Ser/Thr kinase; protein product: MTAPRMLSNRYELGDTLGYGGMSEVHHGTDVRLGREVAVKILRADLARDPQFQERFRREAQNAAALNHPAIVAVYDTGEAQTEYGPLPYIVMEYVRGRTLRDIVKTEGPLSQKRAMEVMADVCAALDFSHRHGIVHRDVKPANVMITDQGAVKVMDFGIARAMHDGQAAMTQTAAVIGTAQYLSPEQARGEGVDARSDVYAAGCVLFELVTGEPPFTGDSPVAVAYQHVREDPKAPSAVNPAVSPELDAIVLKALAKGPANRYQSAAEMRADLVRALSGQRPSAPMVMTPDERTQVIAGTPGHAADYDPDEYEEDERRRKRRRIIAAVVFSLIGVGLVAFVMWLLGAFDTKAETALIPDVRGQQAAQAEASIRAKQFTNVVLQDKPCLRQTDGTETCGADDVGKAISTDPAAGVSVTLDQRITIYVGAKPGNVAVPSLMGKTDDEARTLLNQAGLLLDTNIQEIDVDDPDQYGKVQKQTPEANSQVPQGSTVSITIGRTPNMVDITDYTGQQYDVAKAGLEALGFTVKKNETDSDQPEGQVLNQKPNAGQQPEGSTVTLTVSNGSQQKIQMPNLRGKTQNEALQALQQAGWDGTVKYETEQVDEDDDNVGKVTNTNPAPGTQITKNQTVTLFIGESESGGGGGGNTSTPTISTPKFPGIP
- a CDS encoding glycosyltransferase family 39 protein; protein product: MVTAPAMPPARTTERPLPVRETSARWQAAAAVAGGMALIALQGARLGNWIVDDAAITFGYARNLSEGLGPVVQPGADAVEGYSNPTWTALLALGRLIGLFDHGTIFGIPDYVLFPKALGLLCCGGILVAFHSAAAMVTRRPWVVTLVAGAVLAAIPSFVIWTFSGLENPLYALAVVTLAVVTFRAVLSGRLRTWQVATLTGVLAAVAALTRPEGAIYAAVYPVVVLIHLRRATLRSSIGQVLVSVAAFAVPFGGYVLWRWLEFGRLVANTAVAKRQGLPEIGQLTRAGDLVQYAGALAVLVLVVLVGLALARSSWWRDGLITLLVPLGLALAAYAVLEPDWMAQFRFATPVWALSALIGALAATEVFRNTRARGRVLLCAALVVTLVPSVATLERATQKFQAQPTLPMCFIADRFGKMFNQYADILGVREGSVLEPDLGGTSLTSRLHVVDLAGLVDDEIADFYHDRDMGALREHVFEEVKPTFIHFRMYWGGVTGIAGDPRLERDYVPLYVYPAPADFGGDFVRRDAVTDPTLLAAARDYANENVASTESKINVWGLRKCGDRLTPGQTDLGVR
- a CDS encoding sensor histidine kinase, coding for MRPHFGLRARIAAAVVFVTVAATAAMALAAYQLQANDTTSRFHAASRADFSSDLAQTRFVAQNLSPDHVVGYMDRESAVAWSVFDYSGEHPVVHGETPPVELPGWLLTAARSNEEPMSMQPAGTPYLVLAASPVDGVVLVEYYTLDSLRADLTKLRANLAGMALLVAVLGVAGALVAAKRIQRPVRAAANAALRLGEGDLGTRLAVRGRDELADLAGSFNAMAERVETSIVELRAKEEQQRRFVADVAHDLRTPVATMVAAADGVDSPNPDARGRAGQLLAVQSRRLATLVEDLLEISRFDAGVADFRAEPVDLADLWAEAIDLVGGEGITLRTTGDVTVHGDPRRLHTIARNLLTNALTHGAPPVTVTVDGTGRDVVTAEVADSGPGVPDDLGPLVFDRFVRGDRARTATAGSGLGLAIAQENARAHGGRIEVSTQDGAVFTLRLPRAVSEPRDPSDRA
- a CDS encoding response regulator transcription factor, whose amino-acid sequence is MASLLLVEDDDALAEAISLALGGLGHDVALAGSGEHALKELFDGPAVDVVLLDVMLPGIDGFEVCRRIRARSLVPVILLTARGDPVDVVVGLEGGADDYVVKPVEPRVIDARMKAVLRRGAPSSADPVIHLGHLELDTSGMTVRAEGTELHLTATEWKLLLEFANHPGQVLSRQMLLKRVWDYGYVGDSRIVDAAVARLRAKIEKDPGRPELLRTVRGLGYRLIRP